The genomic window CAAAAACCTTATTCAGCGAACCGTTTCCGGAATTGTATATGTTGCAATTATTGTTTTATGTGTTACTCCATTAGGTGCACAACTGATCAATTCTATTTCTCCGGATCTGGTTAAGCAGCAATATCTTTATTACGGACTGATTACATTTTTAATGCTCGTAGGAACCTGGGAATGTGTAAAAATCGTACAGTTTGGTGATGGCTATGAAAAATGGATAGTGCTGCCTCTTATCGCTTTCATATTTTATCTTTTTTCTAAACGATATTTTAATTACGGTTTCTTTTTTGATTTCAGGCTGAGCGAAATATTGGCAATTGTTTTAATTTTAATAGCAGTGGTTACGTTGTTTAAATATTCTAACGAATTATACTATGACAGCGGAAAACTGATCTTTACAGTGATCTATGTTGCTCTTCCGTTTTCTTTTGCGCTGGGACTTCCAAAATTTACATCTTACGATGATACGTTTTCTTTGGAAGTATTATTCCTGTTTATTTTAATATGGAGCAGTGATACTTTTGCCTACTTGACAGGGAAGTTTTTCGGAAAGCATAAAATGGCTCCTAAGATATCTCCCAAAAAAACCTGGGAAGGTTATTTTGGGGGAGTGGTATTAACATTGGTGCTGTCTTATTTTATAGAACATCATCATTCAGACCTTCGAGGAAACTGGATGGTTGTTGGTTTTTTGGTGGCTGCGTTTGCTCCTTTGGGGGATTTGGTAGAAAGCCAGCTGAAAAGAAATTTCGGAGTAAAAGACAGTGGAAACATCATTCCGGGACATGGCGGGGTGTTAGATCGACTGGATAGTTTTTTAATCTGCGTTCCTGTCGTATATTTGTACTTTATTTTAGCAAAATTTATTTAAAATCTCATGAAATTACACAAAGAGTCGAAAGGAACAATTACAGTAGCTACCATATTGTTCGTCATATTAGGCGCATTAGCTATTTATTTCCTTAAAATCTGGGCGTTACTCATTATTCTGCCTTTGTTGGTGATATATAGTTTGGTATTCTGGTTTTTCCGAGTTCCGGATCGTGACATTTTGGATCACAGAGAAAATGTGATAGCGCCGGTTGATGGGAAGGTCGTAATGATTAAAGAAGTGGATGAGGATGAATTTATTAAAGGAAAAGCAATTCAGATTTCGATCTTTATGTCGCCTTTAAATGTTCATATTTGTAGATATCCGGTATCCGGAAATGTGATTTACAAAAAATACCATCCGGGAAAATATTTAGTGGCTTGGCACGAGAAATCTTCTACGGAGAATGAAAGAACAACGGTTGCTGTAGAAACTTTAACCAACCATAAAGTGGTTTTCAGACAAATTGCCGGATATGTTGCGAGAAGAATCGTTTTCTATTGTAATGAAGGTGATGCTGCAAAAGCGGGACACGAGTTCGGATTTATCAAGTTCGGTTCAAGAATGGATGTTTTCTTGCCTCTAGATACTGAAATCATCTGTAAGATCGGTGATATTACAAAAGGAGGCTTAGATGTGATCGCTAAACTGAAAGATTAAGACTTAGTTTTGAACTATAAAATATAAAAGGCTGTTTCGAAAGAGACGGTCTTTTATATTATATTTGATTCAGTATTCGAAAACCTTATTATTGATGAAGTATTATGCACTTTTATTTTTAATTCTTTTTTTATCGTGTAAAAAACAGGATGCTATCGGATTGCCGGAAAACTATGTTTTAACGGAAAAAAGTATTTCAAAGGATTGTAATGTTTTTCAGATGAGATTTAAAGAGGGTAAATATTTATTAAAATATTCATTAGCCGGAAGTTGTGAGGGATTGACTGCAGAAACATATATCAGGGAATATATATCATATTTGGAGAAGAATTATGACAGTTTAGCTCATAAAAAAGGTTATCTCATCTTTGATTATTACAGGATGAAAGACTCAATGATATTAAAAGATTCCATAGTTAAAATAACAGAAAGGAAATTTAATACAACAGTTTTATTGGCAGAAGAACATAAGAATACTTTTACCTTGAGTATTTCGGATGCAAGGTAAGCTAATCATTTAATGTGCCCTTTCACTTCTTTAATTAGCTCTAAAATTAATTCTACCGGTAAATCCTCTTCCATATCAATTAAAAGGATTTTAAATTTCTTTCTGCCTTCCTGTAGCAATAATGGGTGATTCAGTCTGTCTCCGTGGTAGAAACTTATATAATGTTTTTGATGCTTTTTGCTAAAGTAAAAATAACAAAGCATTTTTCTTTTGAATTTGAAAAAAGGTAATCCGAAACTTAATGTTTCGCTAATGTTTTCCGGATCGGATTCCAGGATCTTTTTGCGTAAAAAAAGAAGAGTACTTCTTTCAGGCTCGTCGATTCTGTAGAAGTACTCTTGTATAGGATTCATTTTTAAATCTTGTTTCACTTGGCTGGAAGATGGATGCTTGAAGCAGGAAGATTAATATGACATTAACAAACTCCCAGCTTCCTCCTTCCAGCTTCGTGCCTTTGCATTTTAATCAAAATTTTGAAGCTCAACCAGCTTGTGGTAAACTCCTCTTTTGGCAATAAGGTCGTGGTGAGTTCCCTGTTCCATAATATCGCCTTTTTCCATGACTACAATCCAATCTGCTTTCTGAATCGTTGAAAGACGGTGTGCAATCACCAGAGAAGTTCTGTTTTCCATCATTTTTTCCAGCGCATCCTGAACAAATCTTTCAGACTCTGTATCCAATGCTGAAGTTGCCTCATCCAATATCATAATCGGCGGATTTTTCAATACGGCTCTGGCAATAGAAACCCTTTGTTTTTGACCTCCGGAAAGTTTTCCACCGTCATCTCCGATATTGGAATCATACCCATCAGGAAGATTAGTAATGAAGGTATCTGCATTAGCGATTTTTGCGGCTGCAATTACCTCTTCTCTCGTCGCATCAGGTTTACCCATCAAAATATTATTGTAAACAGAATCATTGAATAAAACGGATTCCTGTGTTACCATTCCTAATAGCTTACGATATTCCTTTAATTTTAAATGTTTGATATTGGTTCCGTCAATTAAAATTTCTCCTTCGGAAACATCATAAAACCTAGCTAAAAGATTAGCAATGGTTGTTTTTCCGCTACCGCTTTGCCCGACAAGTGCAACCGTTTTTCCTTTTGGAATGCTTAGTGAGAAGTTTTTAAGAATCGTATGGTCTTTATCATAGTAGAAACCGATATTATTAAACTCAATGGCACTATTTAACGTAGAAATTGATACAGGCTCTGCTACTTCGTCAATTTTTACATCCGCATCAAGGATTTCCAATACTCTCTCCAAAGAAGCTTCTCCTTTCTGAACATTGGAAATAGACTGGGATAAACTTTTAACAGGTGGCAAAATCTGGAAGAAAATACCTAGGAAAACAAGGAAATCTGCAGGAGAAATACTTTGTTCTACAATAATTTGTTTTCCACCATACCAGGCGATAATTAAGAATGTAACCGAACCTAGAAATTCGCTCATTGGTGACGCGAGTTCCTTTTTCCTGCCTAATCTTATTGAACTGTTGATCCATCTTTGCATAGACTGCATGAATCGGTTGTCCATTATTTTTTCAGCGCTGAAAATCTTAATTACCTTAGTGGATTTCAGTGTTTCATCTACAATAGAGAAAATGGTTCCCATTTCGTTTTGAGCCTCATGAGAATCTTTTTTTAAGCTTTTTCCGATTAGGGCAATCATGGTTCCCATTACAGGCAATACTAACAATGAAAAAAGAGTCATTTCCGTACTCAGGAAGAACAGCGTTACCAATGTACTAATCAACATAAAAGGTGCGTTGATCAATTCAACCAAACTTCCCAAAATATTTCCTTCTACTTCACCCACGTCATTTGACATACGAGACATCAGGTCTCCCTTTCTGCTCTCTGTGAAAAATGAAACCGGTAAAGAAAGGATCTTTCTGTACATGGCTCCACGAAGGTCTTTGGTAACTCCTACACGATAATTAATCAATAAAAATGATCCCAAATATCTGAAAAGGTTTCTCAGTAAAAACATAAAGGCAGTGATGATACACAGCCAAGCCAATACTTTAAGCGCTCCATAGTCTGTTACCAAACTCTGAACATAATAATTGGCGTATTCTTTTGCGTAAGAGAAAAAATCTAAAATTTCTCCCGAATAAATAGGAGGATGGCTGTATTTTTTAGCCTCAATAGTTCCGAAAAGCATTCCCAAAACCGGTAAAATTGTCCCCAAAGAAGCAATTTGGAACACAGAATACATTAAATTGAAAAACAAACTTCCGTAAATGTATTTCTGGTGCGGTCTTGCGAATTTTAAAATTTTTTTATACTTGTTCATTCAATGAAAAAAATTGGATAGCAAAATTACATAATTTAAACGATAAGACGTTTCTAATCCAATTTTACTTTGTCGTTATATTTTGGATTGAAATTCTTCGGTGTTATTTTCTTTAAAGTCTTCCCAAAGTTATTGATAATTTGAGTCATATTGTCAAAATCAACTACGTGAAGATCATCGCTTTCGTTATGATAGTGGGTTGCTTCCGTCATATCAACTGTTGAAAAAGAATGCGCAATAATTTTCTTTTTCACAAAACTTACATTGTCTGATCTGTAAAATAATTGTTGAGCTGCATAAGGATCTGGATTTACTTTTAAACCGTTTGCTGCATTTTTATTAAACAATTCATCCAGATCAGAAAACTCATCACCCGTCATGAATAGAGCGTTTTTTCCGAACTGGGATTCTGTAGCCACCATTTCAAAATTGAAAAGAGCGGTCATATTGTTATAAATTTTGTCTAGTGCTTTATCTTCGGAAATAGCTCTGGAGCCAAGCATTCCTTTTTCTTCTCCGTTAAACGCCATGAAAACCATCGAAAATTCAGGTTTTTCATTTTTAAAATACTCTGAAATTCCTACCAGTGTAGTGATGCCACTTGCGTCATCATCGGCTCCGTTATAAATGTTATCACCGCTTTTTTTGCTGGTTCCGATGTGATCAAAATGCCCGGAAAACCCGAGGTATTTATCCGTTTT from Chryseobacterium camelliae includes these protein-coding regions:
- a CDS encoding phosphatidate cytidylyltransferase, translated to MDKNLIQRTVSGIVYVAIIVLCVTPLGAQLINSISPDLVKQQYLYYGLITFLMLVGTWECVKIVQFGDGYEKWIVLPLIAFIFYLFSKRYFNYGFFFDFRLSEILAIVLILIAVVTLFKYSNELYYDSGKLIFTVIYVALPFSFALGLPKFTSYDDTFSLEVLFLFILIWSSDTFAYLTGKFFGKHKMAPKISPKKTWEGYFGGVVLTLVLSYFIEHHHSDLRGNWMVVGFLVAAFAPLGDLVESQLKRNFGVKDSGNIIPGHGGVLDRLDSFLICVPVVYLYFILAKFI
- a CDS encoding phosphatidylserine decarboxylase family protein, giving the protein MKLHKESKGTITVATILFVILGALAIYFLKIWALLIILPLLVIYSLVFWFFRVPDRDILDHRENVIAPVDGKVVMIKEVDEDEFIKGKAIQISIFMSPLNVHICRYPVSGNVIYKKYHPGKYLVAWHEKSSTENERTTVAVETLTNHKVVFRQIAGYVARRIVFYCNEGDAAKAGHEFGFIKFGSRMDVFLPLDTEIICKIGDITKGGLDVIAKLKD
- a CDS encoding DUF1801 domain-containing protein; protein product: MNPIQEYFYRIDEPERSTLLFLRKKILESDPENISETLSFGLPFFKFKRKMLCYFYFSKKHQKHYISFYHGDRLNHPLLLQEGRKKFKILLIDMEEDLPVELILELIKEVKGHIK
- a CDS encoding ABC transporter ATP-binding protein encodes the protein MNKYKKILKFARPHQKYIYGSLFFNLMYSVFQIASLGTILPVLGMLFGTIEAKKYSHPPIYSGEILDFFSYAKEYANYYVQSLVTDYGALKVLAWLCIITAFMFLLRNLFRYLGSFLLINYRVGVTKDLRGAMYRKILSLPVSFFTESRKGDLMSRMSNDVGEVEGNILGSLVELINAPFMLISTLVTLFFLSTEMTLFSLLVLPVMGTMIALIGKSLKKDSHEAQNEMGTIFSIVDETLKSTKVIKIFSAEKIMDNRFMQSMQRWINSSIRLGRKKELASPMSEFLGSVTFLIIAWYGGKQIIVEQSISPADFLVFLGIFFQILPPVKSLSQSISNVQKGEASLERVLEILDADVKIDEVAEPVSISTLNSAIEFNNIGFYYDKDHTILKNFSLSIPKGKTVALVGQSGSGKTTIANLLARFYDVSEGEILIDGTNIKHLKLKEYRKLLGMVTQESVLFNDSVYNNILMGKPDATREEVIAAAKIANADTFITNLPDGYDSNIGDDGGKLSGGQKQRVSIARAVLKNPPIMILDEATSALDTESERFVQDALEKMMENRTSLVIAHRLSTIQKADWIVVMEKGDIMEQGTHHDLIAKRGVYHKLVELQNFD
- a CDS encoding M28 family peptidase, with protein sequence MKKLTYLTFSLFSIFSFAQEVSKERINTVLATLASDEMKGREIGTQENENAANYIAQLFKENNLEYCTGNSYLVPFNYKGKTVYNVCGVKKGKTDKYLGFSGHFDHIGTSKKSGDNIYNGADDDASGITTLVGISEYFKNEKPEFSMVFMAFNGEEKGMLGSRAISEDKALDKIYNNMTALFNFEMVATESQFGKNALFMTGDEFSDLDELFNKNAANGLKVNPDPYAAQQLFYRSDNVSFVKKKIIAHSFSTVDMTEATHYHNESDDLHVVDFDNMTQIINNFGKTLKKITPKNFNPKYNDKVKLD